GCAGACTGTGCGGAAGCAGAAGAAGCACTCAGCACCGTGAAAGAAGCTGAGTTAAAAATGCCGAAACACAAAAGCCAGTGGGCGATTGTAATGGAAGCCTTTATGTTGACATTTGTGGCGGAATGGGGCGATCGCACACAGATTGCTACGATTGCGATGGCAGCATCCTATCCAGCGGTGGGTGTCACAGCTGGAGCGATTTTGGGGCATAGTATTTGTGCAGCGATCGCAGTCTTGGGCGGTCGTATGATTGCAGGGCGAATTTCTGAACGGATAATTACAGGAATTGGTGGCTGCTTGTTTTTGGTTTTTGGAGCGATGGCAATTTTAGAAACTTATAAGTTATGAGTTAATAACTCTAACTTTTAGTTTTCAGCTTCTAAATCCTAACTTTTTGCCAACTCAAAAGTCCGGAGATTCAAAGTCTCCGGCTTAGCAAAACTCATAACTCCTAGCTTTCTTTAGTTTCTTGTTTCGTCGGGCTGAGGTGGTGGAATAGTAGGCACACTACTAGGAGCATTAGAGGGAGGGTTGGCGGGAGAATTAGTGGATGTAGGTGTTTGGGTAGCCAATTGTTTAATTCGGTCTTTGACATCCGCTGGCGCTAAAGCAATAGCAGTGTCGAATAAAGGCTTAGCTTCGGCAGTTCTGCCTTGTTGTTGAAGCACATAAGCCTTCGCTACGATAGGGCGAAAATCCTGCTTATTGCCCTTAATTGCCTCATCGTAAATAGCGATCGCTTCCGGAAAACGATTTTGCCCAACATAAACCTTACCCAACTCCAACTGCACCGAAGTTACATCCACACTACCCGGCTGCACTTGATTCACATCTGTCGCCGTTTTCAAAGTATCTTGTAGCAGCCCTATCGCCGCCTCCGGACGGTTTTGTTCGAGCAAAAGACCTACAAGACCTTGCAGAGCATAAATATCTCCCGGTTTAGAAGTCAAAATCGAGCGATAAGTTTGGGCACTCCCTTCCGAATCGCCAGTTTTTTGTTTAGCTTGGGCAAGCAAGACAGCGTACTCAGACTGTTGGGGATTCAGTTTCGCCAGTTTTTCCAAGGGTGCGATCGCGCCCTTAACGTCGCGCAGTTTCAGCCGCGTTTCCAACAACCCTCGCAACGCCGTTTGATTCT
The nucleotide sequence above comes from Funiculus sociatus GB2-C1. Encoded proteins:
- a CDS encoding TMEM165/GDT1 family protein, which translates into the protein MLAAFTAGLLLITISELGDKTFFIAVILAMRHSRRLVFTGVVAALAVMTILSVLVGQVASLLPQNYVKLAEIALFLGFGVKLLYDAAQMPAEADCAEAEEALSTVKEAELKMPKHKSQWAIVMEAFMLTFVAEWGDRTQIATIAMAASYPAVGVTAGAILGHSICAAIAVLGGRMIAGRISERIITGIGGCLFLVFGAMAILETYKL
- a CDS encoding tetratricopeptide repeat protein gives rise to the protein MSKKRGRWLINLVLVLGVLVFVGVSIIPLVGMVFEQKPPSTGATPVATQTSQPPVNQSELEAQAKGYELVLQKEPENQTALRGLLETRLKLRDVKGAIAPLEKLAKLNPQQSEYAVLLAQAKQKTGDSEGSAQTYRSILTSKPGDIYALQGLVGLLLEQNRPEAAIGLLQDTLKTATDVNQVQPGSVDVTSVQLELGKVYVGQNRFPEAIAIYDEAIKGNKQDFRPIVAKAYVLQQQGRTAEAKPLFDTAIALAPADVKDRIKQLATQTPTSTNSPANPPSNAPSSVPTIPPPQPDETRN